The Gemmatimonadota bacterium genome has a segment encoding these proteins:
- a CDS encoding HD domain-containing protein has protein sequence MTDAPRDDAQLRASGRALLVAIHGAGRALKLYPVENVAVQRALDDLVATGESLLRLEGAIDVRLSGDVIFVNQTRLRLGLDNFAAFSGFVSLMHSCGIGVLRVEDGVTRREWQAWLSILGSLPTADEPLERMDQLRQRMQQADITCLMVETGGGDGEEGPQADEALERAKRTYAHGVAVARDVVSGVRMGRTPSVRRLKRAIQLIVDQVLENELSIAGLTTLRDYDEYTFTHCVNVCIFSVALGKRLGLDRRQLYDLGLAALLHDIGKSRLDIQIVNKDSALDDQEWRQMQAHPWLGTLTLFKMREGEELPYRAILAAHEHHMKVDLSGYPRPIRPRRLGLFSRLVAVADGYDAATTRRSYQTEPWEPEAVLREMWLNANRGYDLTLVKALINMLGIYPVGSCVILDTYEVAIVAGIGPDPEQLNRPLVRIAIDSAGGLVPAPGQLVDLSVAGPDGTYSRSIMKVTSPDRYGLVVGDFFV, from the coding sequence ATGACCGACGCACCTCGCGATGATGCGCAGCTGCGCGCATCCGGCCGGGCCCTGCTCGTCGCGATCCACGGCGCCGGGCGCGCGCTCAAGCTCTACCCCGTCGAGAATGTCGCAGTGCAGCGGGCGCTCGACGACCTGGTGGCGACCGGCGAGAGCCTGCTCCGGCTCGAAGGGGCGATCGATGTCCGGCTGAGTGGCGACGTCATCTTCGTCAATCAGACACGGCTCCGGCTCGGGCTCGACAACTTCGCCGCGTTCAGCGGCTTCGTCAGCCTGATGCACAGTTGCGGGATCGGCGTCCTCCGGGTCGAGGACGGCGTGACCCGGCGTGAATGGCAGGCATGGCTCTCGATTCTCGGCTCCCTTCCCACGGCCGACGAGCCGCTCGAGCGGATGGACCAGCTTCGCCAGCGCATGCAGCAGGCCGATATCACCTGTCTCATGGTCGAGACCGGTGGCGGCGACGGGGAGGAGGGGCCGCAGGCCGACGAGGCGCTCGAACGGGCCAAGCGGACCTACGCGCATGGCGTGGCGGTGGCGCGTGACGTGGTGTCGGGCGTGCGCATGGGACGGACGCCGAGTGTGCGACGACTCAAGCGCGCGATCCAGTTGATCGTCGACCAGGTGCTCGAGAACGAGCTCTCGATCGCCGGACTCACCACGTTGCGCGACTACGACGAGTACACCTTCACCCACTGCGTCAACGTCTGCATCTTCTCGGTCGCGCTGGGCAAGCGACTCGGGCTGGACCGGCGACAACTGTACGACCTTGGCCTCGCGGCCCTGTTGCACGACATCGGGAAGTCGCGGCTCGACATCCAGATCGTGAACAAGGACTCGGCCCTCGATGACCAGGAGTGGCGCCAGATGCAGGCCCACCCCTGGCTCGGCACGCTGACGCTGTTCAAGATGCGCGAGGGCGAGGAGCTCCCCTATCGGGCAATTCTGGCCGCACACGAGCACCACATGAAGGTGGATCTCAGCGGCTATCCCCGACCGATTCGGCCTCGCCGGCTGGGGCTCTTCTCGCGACTGGTCGCCGTGGCCGACGGCTACGACGCGGCGACGACGCGACGCTCGTACCAGACCGAGCCGTGGGAGCCGGAGGCGGTGCTCCGCGAGATGTGGCTCAACGCCAATCGCGGGTACGACCTGACGCTCGTCAAGGCGCTGATCAACATGCTGGGGATTTATCCCGTCGGCAGTTGCGTGATCCTCGACACCTACGAGGTCGCGATCGTCGCAGGCATCGGTCCCGACCCCGAGCAGCTGAACCGTCCGCTGGTCCGCATTGCCATCGATTCGGCCGGCGGGCTGGTGCCCGCGCCGGGGCAGCTGGTCGATCTCTCCGTTGCGGGTCCCGATGGGACCTATTCTCGCAGCATCATGAAAGTGACTTCCCCGGACCGCTATGGGCTCGTCGTCGGTGATTTCTTTGTCTGA
- a CDS encoding tryptophan synthase subunit alpha: MISLSDSALDRTWADLRREGRTGLVPYLTAGFPTLDDSLAALQSADAHADVIEVGVPFSDPLADGPTIQASTFRALENGMTLPKTLDLIARASLRAPVVLFSYLNPVLQYGVDRLVHDAASVGVSGLLLTDLPAGADAALESTVQRSPLDLIRLVAPTSSASRIATAVGGGQGFVYLIARLGVTGASRDLADGLAASVASVRAATTLPIAVGFGISTPEQARAVGGLADGVVVGSALVDVLGREGVAGADRFLAGLRSALDSA, translated from the coding sequence GTGATTTCTTTGTCTGATTCCGCGCTTGATCGCACCTGGGCCGACCTGCGCCGCGAGGGTCGGACCGGGCTGGTTCCGTACCTGACCGCCGGCTTTCCGACCCTCGACGATTCGCTGGCGGCGCTTCAGTCGGCGGATGCGCACGCCGACGTCATCGAAGTCGGCGTGCCGTTCTCCGATCCGCTGGCCGACGGCCCGACAATTCAGGCTTCGACGTTTCGCGCCCTCGAGAACGGGATGACACTCCCGAAGACGCTCGACCTGATTGCCCGTGCCTCGCTGCGGGCGCCGGTCGTCCTCTTCTCCTATCTCAATCCGGTGCTGCAGTACGGCGTCGACCGCCTGGTGCACGACGCGGCCAGCGTCGGCGTGTCCGGGTTGTTGCTCACCGATCTCCCGGCCGGCGCGGATGCCGCACTCGAATCCACGGTGCAGCGGTCGCCGCTTGACCTGATCCGACTGGTCGCGCCGACGTCGTCGGCGTCGCGGATCGCGACCGCCGTCGGCGGCGGGCAGGGATTCGTGTACCTGATTGCTCGGCTCGGGGTGACCGGTGCCTCGCGAGATCTCGCGGACGGATTGGCCGCCTCGGTGGCATCGGTGCGAGCCGCCACGACGTTGCCGATCGCCGTCGGTTTCGGCATCTCGACGCCAGAGCAGGCTCGTGCCGTGGGAGGCCTCGCTGACGGTGTTGTGGTCGGCAGCGCCCTGGTGGACGTCCTCGGGCGTGAAGGTGTCGCGGGGGCGGACCGTTTCCTCGCCGGACTCCGGTCCGCACTGGACAGCGCCTGA
- the folK gene encoding 2-amino-4-hydroxy-6-hydroxymethyldihydropteridine diphosphokinase: MPAARAFVALGSNLGDRVAMLALGRRELAALPDTTLRAETAPEETAPLGGMAQPTYLNQMVLLDTRLAPLVLLAACHRIEEQAGRTRSEAWASRTLDLDVVRYADLLCDTPTLVLPHPGLRDRLFWAREVATLESHG, from the coding sequence ATGCCGGCGGCCCGCGCGTTCGTGGCCCTCGGCAGCAACCTGGGAGACCGCGTGGCAATGCTGGCCCTAGGACGGCGCGAACTGGCAGCCTTGCCGGACACGACGCTTCGGGCCGAGACCGCGCCGGAAGAGACCGCACCACTGGGCGGAATGGCGCAGCCGACCTACTTGAACCAGATGGTGCTCCTCGATACCCGACTGGCACCGCTCGTCTTGCTGGCCGCCTGTCATCGGATCGAGGAACAGGCGGGACGCACGCGAAGTGAAGCGTGGGCCTCGCGCACGCTCGACCTCGACGTGGTACGGTATGCCGATCTGCTTTGCGACACGCCGACGCTGGTGTTGCCGCATCCCGGACTTCGTGATCGCCTGTTCTGGGCCCGCGAAGTCGCGACCTTGGAGTCCCATGGCTGA
- the panB gene encoding 3-methyl-2-oxobutanoate hydroxymethyltransferase yields the protein MADRPLTMPDLALRKRDGVPIVMLTCYDALFARLLEGAGVDILLVGDSVNEVLAGRRSTLSATLDQMIYHAASVRRGAERTPIVVDMPFLTYQVSIEDAIRNAGRVMAETDCHAVKIEGGEVMAPTVEALVARGIPVVGHLGLTPQSVHALGGYRVQGRGLTAAERLRTDAQALEAAGASAIVLELVPRDLATEISATLRIPTIGIGAGVGCDGQVLVLQDMLGLNAGFQPKFLRRYAELAETVQAAARQFGDDVRARRYPDDEHSFE from the coding sequence ATGGCTGACCGTCCCCTGACGATGCCCGATCTGGCCCTCCGGAAACGTGATGGTGTGCCGATCGTGATGCTGACCTGCTACGACGCACTCTTTGCCCGATTGCTCGAAGGGGCGGGCGTGGACATCCTGCTGGTCGGTGATTCGGTCAACGAGGTGCTCGCCGGGCGGCGATCGACGCTCAGTGCGACGCTCGACCAGATGATCTACCACGCGGCCAGCGTGCGGCGCGGCGCAGAGCGGACGCCGATCGTCGTCGACATGCCGTTCCTCACCTACCAGGTGTCGATCGAAGACGCCATCCGGAACGCCGGACGGGTCATGGCGGAGACCGACTGCCACGCAGTCAAGATCGAGGGTGGCGAGGTGATGGCGCCGACGGTCGAGGCACTGGTCGCGCGGGGCATCCCGGTCGTGGGCCACCTCGGTCTCACGCCGCAGAGCGTGCACGCGCTCGGCGGCTACCGCGTGCAGGGCCGTGGGCTGACGGCCGCCGAGCGACTGCGCACGGATGCGCAGGCGCTGGAAGCCGCCGGGGCGAGCGCCATCGTCCTCGAGCTCGTGCCGCGGGATCTCGCTACCGAGATCTCCGCGACGCTGCGCATCCCGACCATCGGCATCGGCGCCGGCGTGGGCTGCGACGGGCAAGTGCTGGTGCTGCAGGATATGCTTGGACTGAACGCGGGGTTCCAGCCGAAGTTCCTCCGCCGCTATGCCGAGCTGGCCGAGACCGTGCAAGCTGCGGCCCGGCAGTTCGGCGACGACGTGCGGGCACGTCGCTACCCTGACGATGAGCATTCCTTCGAATGA
- a CDS encoding pantoate--beta-alanine ligase encodes MTTLEQHATIAGLRAALAAHRHAGRRIALVPTMGFLHEGHLALVDAARSQADVVVMSIFVNPRQFQPGEDFDNYPRDLAHDHALAEARRVDILFTPDVGEMYGSGDELRIVAGETAARWEGEFRPGHFDGVLTVVAKLFNIVQPDVVCFGQKDIQQVTLIRRMIQELDIPVRLHISPTVREVDGLARSSRNVYLAPAERVQALALSRALRAAEATFEQGETSAATLERVVRTVLEEEPEITTDYIAVVEPRRLAPVSTVDAGTIIALAARVGRTRLIDNVILGDEDV; translated from the coding sequence ATGACCACCCTTGAACAGCACGCCACCATCGCGGGGCTTCGTGCCGCCCTTGCCGCGCACCGGCACGCCGGCCGACGCATCGCGCTGGTGCCGACCATGGGCTTCCTCCATGAAGGCCATCTGGCCCTGGTTGACGCCGCCCGCAGCCAGGCCGACGTGGTGGTGATGTCGATCTTCGTCAACCCGCGGCAGTTTCAGCCCGGCGAGGATTTCGACAACTACCCGCGCGATCTCGCGCACGATCACGCGCTGGCCGAGGCGCGTCGTGTCGACATCCTCTTCACACCGGATGTCGGCGAGATGTATGGCAGTGGCGACGAACTTCGGATCGTCGCCGGTGAGACCGCCGCGCGCTGGGAGGGCGAGTTTCGGCCCGGGCACTTCGACGGGGTGCTCACGGTGGTGGCCAAGCTCTTCAACATCGTCCAGCCGGACGTCGTGTGCTTCGGGCAGAAGGACATCCAGCAAGTCACCCTGATCCGGCGGATGATCCAGGAACTCGACATTCCGGTGCGACTCCACATCTCGCCGACCGTGCGCGAGGTCGACGGGCTGGCCCGGAGCTCCCGCAACGTCTATCTGGCCCCCGCCGAACGGGTGCAGGCGTTGGCGTTGTCGCGCGCGCTCCGGGCGGCCGAGGCGACCTTCGAACAGGGCGAGACCAGCGCGGCCACGCTGGAACGCGTGGTGCGGACGGTGCTGGAGGAGGAGCCGGAGATCACCACGGACTATATTGCGGTCGTCGAGCCGCGACGGCTCGCCCCGGTGTCGACCGTCGATGCCGGAACGATCATTGCGCTGGCCGCCCGCGTGGGGCGCACGCGATTGATCGACAATGTGATCCTTGGAGACGAGGACGTCTGA
- a CDS encoding aspartate 1-decarboxylase, producing the protein MRRRLMKSKVHRATITAADLHYEGSLTLDTDLMAAANLVEYEEIQVVNVNNAQRFTTYVIPGPAGSGVVQLNGAAARLGMVGDLVILIAYGDVEDHEVAAFTPAVVFVDGQNRRVEPAA; encoded by the coding sequence GTGCGCCGACGCTTGATGAAGTCCAAGGTTCACCGCGCCACCATCACCGCCGCCGATCTCCACTACGAGGGATCGTTGACGCTCGACACGGACTTGATGGCCGCGGCGAACCTGGTGGAATACGAGGAAATCCAGGTGGTGAACGTGAACAACGCCCAGCGGTTCACGACGTATGTCATCCCGGGGCCGGCCGGCAGCGGCGTGGTGCAGCTGAACGGCGCTGCAGCGCGCCTCGGCATGGTGGGTGACCTCGTGATCCTGATCGCGTATGGGGACGTCGAGGACCACGAAGTGGCCGCCTTCACGCCCGCCGTCGTCTTCGTGGACGGACAGAATCGGCGGGTCGAGCCGGCCGCGTGA
- a CDS encoding LytR C-terminal domain-containing protein, with product MPKLALWSGGGALLVIVVVFALRRSGTDAPKGVDADSALVGLPPLPRRVTVEVLNASGVDGLARVGMARLRRVGLDVVGTGNATAAQREAGVTMVLIRRRDSTGVGRILAAYPKALVRDDPSSTPLVDLTMVLGRDVVKRGKP from the coding sequence GTGCCGAAGCTCGCATTGTGGAGCGGCGGGGGGGCACTCCTCGTGATCGTCGTGGTGTTCGCCCTCCGCCGAAGTGGCACCGACGCCCCGAAGGGGGTCGACGCCGACAGCGCGTTGGTCGGGTTGCCACCGCTCCCGCGGCGGGTCACGGTCGAGGTGCTCAATGCGAGCGGCGTCGACGGACTGGCGCGCGTCGGCATGGCGAGGCTGCGTCGCGTGGGACTCGACGTGGTCGGGACCGGGAACGCCACCGCGGCGCAGCGTGAGGCCGGGGTGACCATGGTGCTCATTCGGCGCCGCGACTCCACCGGAGTGGGTCGTATTTTGGCCGCCTATCCGAAGGCCTTGGTTCGCGACGACCCGTCGTCGACGCCCTTGGTCGATCTGACGATGGTGTTGGGCCGTGATGTCGTGAAGCGGGGGAAACCATGA
- a CDS encoding DUF4147 domain-containing protein translates to MAHPCSTPADLLRACFDDAVGAVHPETVMAALPIAAGPGSAWIIAVGKAAEGMANGLFRALIAAGRQVEGGLVIGASETVAVQAPLRHLVGDHPLPEGRSTAAATALGELVAQIPGDAEVHVALSGGATSLFAAPRGGMSTEELTSAFAALHRTGLPIEAMNAERRRLVRWGDGRLAEALAPRATFVWLISDVIGDDPATIASGPCVTVPPLRTVHHTVLASNTVAVRAAAHAAGQRDCVQRVAAAPLTGEARAAGRSVAIEAMRAAREWQLQNHALREDGHGDFIRPLVLVWGGEATVTRQDDRGLGGRAQELALAAAEMLDVSPLPVTLLAAGTDGRDGPTDAAGAIVDQGSWARLAEIGDPRAALDGHDAYPLLDRIGALLRTGPTGTNVMDLVLVVVGWEDARLED, encoded by the coding sequence GTGGCCCACCCCTGCTCCACCCCAGCCGACCTGCTCCGCGCCTGCTTCGATGACGCGGTGGGCGCGGTACACCCCGAGACGGTGATGGCTGCCCTCCCCATCGCTGCCGGCCCCGGCTCGGCGTGGATCATCGCGGTCGGCAAGGCGGCCGAGGGGATGGCGAACGGTCTGTTTCGCGCTCTCATCGCGGCGGGCCGTCAGGTGGAAGGCGGTCTCGTGATCGGCGCCTCGGAGACTGTCGCGGTGCAGGCTCCACTCCGGCATCTGGTGGGTGATCACCCCTTGCCCGAAGGACGCTCCACCGCAGCCGCCACGGCACTTGGCGAGCTCGTGGCGCAGATTCCCGGCGATGCCGAAGTCCATGTGGCCCTGTCCGGCGGGGCCACCTCCCTGTTCGCTGCACCGCGCGGGGGGATGTCCACCGAAGAGCTCACGTCGGCGTTTGCCGCGCTCCACCGCACCGGCCTCCCGATCGAGGCAATGAATGCGGAACGCCGGCGCCTGGTCCGCTGGGGCGATGGCCGCCTCGCTGAGGCGCTCGCGCCGCGCGCCACCTTTGTCTGGCTGATCTCGGATGTCATCGGCGACGACCCCGCCACGATCGCCTCGGGGCCCTGCGTGACCGTGCCACCGCTCCGGACCGTGCACCATACCGTGCTGGCGTCAAACACGGTCGCGGTGCGTGCCGCGGCGCACGCTGCCGGCCAGCGCGACTGCGTGCAACGCGTCGCCGCCGCCCCCCTCACTGGAGAGGCCCGCGCGGCCGGTCGGTCGGTGGCCATCGAAGCGATGCGCGCGGCGCGCGAGTGGCAGCTGCAGAACCACGCCCTGCGCGAGGACGGCCACGGCGACTTCATCCGACCGCTGGTGCTGGTGTGGGGGGGCGAAGCGACCGTCACCAGGCAGGACGACCGTGGGCTCGGCGGTCGGGCACAGGAGCTGGCCCTGGCCGCTGCCGAGATGCTCGATGTCTCGCCCCTGCCGGTCACGCTCCTCGCGGCGGGGACCGACGGCCGCGACGGACCGACGGACGCCGCCGGGGCAATCGTGGACCAAGGGAGCTGGGCTCGCCTCGCCGAGATTGGCGACCCGCGCGCCGCGCTCGATGGGCACGACGCCTATCCGCTCCTCGACCGGATCGGCGCACTGCTGCGGACCGGCCCGACCGGCACGAACGTGATGGATCTGGTGTTGGTGGTGGTCGGCTGGGAGGACGCCCGCCTGGAGGACTAG
- a CDS encoding D-glycerate dehydrogenase codes for MSGTVRPRVIATRRLPPATEATLVERFDAVLSRDDHAMVPEELQAALGDADAIICTGADRFGADVLATSPRRAKIICNYAVGTDNHDLAAAAAHGIVITNTPDVLTDCTADIAMALILGTLRRTGEGERELRGGRWTGVRPTHLLSAKVTGRTLGIIGLGRIGCAVARRAHFGFAMPVLGYSRTPKDAATLAADGIEAVATLEELLARADVVSLHAPSTPETRNLINAPRLALMKPGSFLINTARGDLVDDDALIASLMAGHLAGAGLDVYRGEPHLDRRYLALEQVMLLPHQGSATRETREAMGAMVVANLEAFFAGQPVPNRVA; via the coding sequence ATGTCTGGTACCGTCCGTCCGCGGGTCATCGCCACACGTCGTCTGCCACCCGCCACCGAGGCGACGCTCGTGGAGCGCTTCGACGCCGTGCTCTCGCGCGATGATCACGCGATGGTGCCGGAGGAGTTGCAGGCCGCCCTCGGCGATGCCGACGCCATCATCTGCACCGGTGCGGATCGATTCGGGGCGGATGTCCTGGCCACCTCACCGCGCCGTGCGAAGATCATCTGCAACTACGCGGTCGGTACCGACAACCATGACCTCGCCGCCGCGGCGGCACATGGGATCGTGATCACCAACACCCCCGACGTCCTGACCGATTGCACCGCCGACATCGCGATGGCGTTGATCCTCGGCACGCTGCGTCGCACCGGGGAGGGCGAGCGCGAGTTGCGCGGTGGTCGCTGGACCGGCGTGCGGCCCACCCACCTGCTGAGTGCCAAGGTGACGGGGCGCACGCTCGGCATCATCGGCCTCGGGCGGATCGGGTGCGCGGTGGCCCGTCGGGCGCACTTCGGCTTCGCCATGCCGGTCCTTGGATATTCGCGGACGCCGAAGGATGCCGCTACGCTTGCCGCCGATGGCATCGAAGCCGTCGCGACGCTCGAGGAACTGCTGGCGCGCGCCGATGTCGTGTCGTTGCACGCACCGAGCACGCCCGAGACGCGCAATCTCATCAATGCGCCGCGTCTGGCGTTGATGAAGCCGGGGTCCTTCCTCATCAACACGGCGCGCGGCGACCTGGTGGATGATGACGCACTGATCGCCTCGCTGATGGCGGGACACCTCGCCGGTGCCGGGCTCGATGTCTACCGGGGCGAGCCGCATCTCGATCGGCGATATCTCGCGCTGGAGCAGGTGATGCTCCTGCCGCACCAGGGATCGGCGACGCGAGAGACGCGCGAGGCGATGGGGGCGATGGTGGTCGCCAATCTTGAGGCGTTCTTTGCCGGGCAACCAGTTCCGAATCGCGTGGCCTGA
- a CDS encoding alpha/beta fold hydrolase yields the protein MRTVLKRAALAAAVVMMVATPAQAQAPTPPVGVTERDIIVPGPVPLPGTLTLPSGKGPFPVVVLVHGSGAGDRDLTMGAGVAQVKPYRDIAWGLATRGVAVLRYDKRAKVKPFWYFGRAFTVKDETIDDAVSALQLARQQPEIDPSRSFFIGHSLGGMLAPRIALADGHVAGVIIMAGATREKLQDALPRQIEYMISLGGADTSALRAQLAQFQPFLNAIRRVTPADSAKTQNLLGAPASYYLDMNAYDPAVVMHQVTGPVLVLQGMRDYQVTPEGLEDWLKAVGPRKEMTVKRYAALNHLFIAGEGAPNPSEYAKGGHVSAEMIGDVAKWIKERKAVRPRD from the coding sequence ATGCGGACAGTCTTGAAGAGGGCGGCGCTGGCAGCCGCCGTGGTGATGATGGTCGCGACGCCGGCCCAGGCGCAGGCACCGACGCCACCGGTCGGCGTGACGGAACGGGACATCATCGTGCCCGGGCCGGTGCCGCTGCCGGGGACATTGACGCTGCCGTCGGGGAAGGGGCCCTTTCCGGTGGTGGTGCTGGTGCATGGCTCCGGCGCCGGCGACCGGGACCTCACGATGGGCGCGGGCGTGGCGCAGGTGAAGCCGTACCGCGACATCGCGTGGGGGCTTGCCACGCGGGGCGTGGCGGTGCTCCGCTACGACAAGCGCGCCAAGGTCAAGCCGTTCTGGTACTTCGGGCGCGCCTTCACGGTGAAGGACGAGACGATCGACGATGCCGTCTCCGCGCTGCAACTGGCCAGACAGCAGCCGGAGATCGACCCGTCTCGTTCCTTCTTCATCGGCCACTCCCTCGGCGGGATGCTCGCGCCGCGGATCGCGCTGGCTGATGGCCATGTCGCCGGCGTGATCATCATGGCAGGGGCAACGCGCGAAAAGTTGCAGGACGCGCTGCCCAGGCAGATCGAGTACATGATCTCGCTGGGTGGTGCGGACACCTCGGCGCTGCGCGCGCAGCTCGCGCAATTCCAGCCGTTCCTCAATGCCATCCGTCGCGTCACGCCAGCCGATTCAGCCAAGACCCAGAACCTCCTCGGTGCCCCGGCCTCCTACTACCTCGACATGAACGCATACGACCCGGCGGTCGTGATGCACCAGGTCACCGGACCGGTGCTCGTGCTGCAGGGGATGCGGGACTACCAGGTGACGCCGGAGGGACTGGAGGACTGGCTCAAGGCGGTGGGACCGCGGAAGGAGATGACGGTGAAGCGCTACGCCGCGCTCAACCACCTCTTCATCGCCGGCGAAGGCGCACCGAATCCTTCGGAATACGCCAAGGGTGGCCACGTGAGTGCGGAGATGATCGGCGACGTGGCGAAGTGGATCAAGGAGCGGAAGGCGGTCAGGCCGCGGGACTGA